The proteins below are encoded in one region of Streptomyces marianii:
- the galE gene encoding UDP-glucose 4-epimerase GalE — protein MTWLITGGAGYIGAHVAHAMTGAGERVVVLDDVSTGNAARLPEGVPLVRGTLLDRELLDRVLSEHAVTGVVHLAARKQVGESVGQPLRYYRENVHGLTVLLEAVVDAGVKRFLFSSSAAVYGTADVDPITEDTPTVPISPYGETKLAGEWLVRAAGRAHGIATGCLRYFNVAGAARPELADTGVFNVIPMFFDRITRGDAPRIFGDDYPTPDGTCVRDYIHVADLADAHLTVARRLAGQDGAGDLTVNVGRGEGVSVLALARVVAEVTGHGTPAVVEPRRPGDAARAVASVERIGKELGWTASRGVREMVESAWAGWLLHHPEAAPRRADPVAARRPDQRA, from the coding sequence ATGACTTGGCTGATCACAGGCGGGGCGGGGTACATCGGAGCGCACGTGGCACACGCCATGACCGGCGCCGGCGAGCGGGTCGTCGTGCTCGACGACGTCTCGACGGGCAACGCGGCCCGGCTGCCCGAGGGGGTACCTCTGGTCAGGGGCACCCTGCTGGACAGGGAGCTGCTGGACCGCGTCCTCTCCGAGCACGCGGTCACCGGGGTGGTGCACCTGGCGGCGCGCAAGCAGGTCGGGGAATCGGTGGGGCAGCCGCTGCGCTACTACCGGGAGAACGTGCACGGGCTGACGGTGCTGCTGGAGGCCGTCGTCGACGCGGGAGTGAAGCGGTTCCTCTTCTCCTCGTCGGCGGCGGTGTACGGGACGGCCGACGTGGACCCGATCACGGAGGACACCCCCACCGTGCCGATCAGCCCGTACGGAGAGACCAAGCTCGCCGGCGAGTGGCTGGTGCGGGCGGCGGGCCGGGCCCATGGCATCGCCACCGGCTGTCTGCGCTACTTCAACGTCGCCGGCGCGGCCCGGCCGGAGCTCGCGGACACCGGGGTGTTCAACGTGATCCCGATGTTCTTCGACCGGATCACCCGGGGTGACGCCCCGAGGATCTTCGGCGACGACTACCCGACGCCCGACGGCACCTGCGTCCGCGACTACATCCACGTCGCCGATCTCGCCGACGCCCATCTGACGGTGGCCCGCCGACTGGCGGGCCAGGACGGGGCCGGCGACCTGACGGTGAACGTCGGCCGCGGGGAGGGCGTCTCCGTGCTCGCACTGGCCCGTGTCGTCGCCGAGGTGACCGGCCACGGCACGCCGGCGGTCGTCGAGCCGCGCCGTCCCGGTGACGCGGCCCGGGCCGTCGCTTCGGTCGAACGCATCGGCAAGGAGCTCGGCTGGACGGCCTCGCGCGGGGTACGCGAGATGGTCGAGTCCGCGTGGGCCGGCTGGCTGCTGCACCACCCCGAGGCAGCCCCGCGGCGAGCTGACCCGGTGGCTGCCCGACGCCCTGACCAGCGGGCGTAA
- a CDS encoding cation diffusion facilitator family transporter, whose translation MGAGHDHGHAHGGGRPPTGTAAAAYRGRLRVALAITLSVMLLEIAGGVLADSLALIADAAHMATDGLGLAMALLAIHFAGRPPDAKRTFGLARAEILAALANCVLLLGVGGFLLYEAVQRFITPAETKGGVAIVFALVGLAANAVSLFLLMRGQKESLNVRGAYLEVLADALGSVAVLISSAVILATGWQAADPIASLLIGLMIVPRTLKLLRETLNVLLEAAPKDVDMAEVREHIQALPGVVDVHDLHAWTITSGMPVLSAHVVVAPGFLDAVGHERMLHELQSCLGSHFDVEHCTFQLEPGGHAEHEAGYCH comes from the coding sequence ATGGGGGCAGGGCACGACCACGGACACGCGCACGGCGGCGGTCGCCCGCCGACGGGGACCGCGGCCGCCGCCTACCGGGGGCGGCTGCGGGTCGCGCTGGCGATCACGCTGAGTGTGATGCTCCTGGAGATCGCCGGCGGTGTGCTGGCGGACTCGCTCGCCCTGATCGCCGACGCCGCCCACATGGCCACCGACGGCCTGGGCCTCGCCATGGCGCTGCTCGCGATCCATTTCGCCGGCCGCCCGCCCGACGCGAAGCGCACCTTCGGCCTGGCCAGGGCCGAGATCCTGGCCGCGCTCGCGAACTGCGTGCTGCTGCTCGGCGTCGGCGGTTTCCTGCTGTACGAGGCGGTCCAGCGCTTCATCACCCCGGCCGAGACCAAGGGCGGTGTCGCCATCGTCTTCGCCCTCGTCGGTCTGGCCGCGAACGCGGTGTCCCTGTTCCTGCTGATGCGGGGGCAGAAGGAGAGCCTCAACGTGCGCGGCGCGTATCTGGAGGTCCTCGCGGACGCGCTCGGCTCGGTGGCGGTGCTGATCTCCTCGGCCGTCATCCTGGCGACGGGCTGGCAGGCGGCCGACCCGATCGCCTCACTGCTCATCGGCCTGATGATCGTGCCGCGGACGCTGAAGCTGCTGAGGGAGACGCTGAACGTGCTGCTGGAGGCGGCGCCGAAGGACGTCGACATGGCCGAGGTGCGCGAGCACATCCAGGCCCTCCCCGGCGTCGTGGACGTGCACGACCTGCATGCCTGGACCATCACCTCCGGGATGCCGGTCCTCTCCGCCCACGTGGTGGTGGCGCCGGGCTTCCTGGACGCGGTGGGCCACGAGAGGATGCTGCACGAGCTGCAGAGCTGCCTCGGCTCTCACTTCGACGTGGAGCACTGCACGTTCCAGCTGGAGCCCGGCGGTCATGCCGAACACGAGGCGGGCTACTGCCACTGA